A region from the Arachis ipaensis cultivar K30076 chromosome B01, Araip1.1, whole genome shotgun sequence genome encodes:
- the LOC110271230 gene encoding uncharacterized protein LOC110271230 has translation MKKRKKGGKRERESRGEQRSVREKSRGRSYIAITGLGLAAVHTPLRHHPAVSSPPPVAVVVTKGGERKRQMRGERERELARKLLPSKLGSSLPLESASLSNLLLSPRGSPSPLASSDLRRQTRLCHRHWKRKERTREENCRGAAVAAALLGSPSSCPRSCCVARALRRCC, from the coding sequence atgaaaaaaagaaagaaagggggaaAGAGGGAACGGGAGAGCAGAGGGGAACAGAGATCGGTGAGGGAGAAGAGTAGAGGGAGGAGCTACATCGCCATCACCGGCCTTGGGCTCGCCGCCGTTCATACCCCGTTGCGTCACCACCCAGCCGTCTCCAGCCCACCGCCAGTCGCTGTTGTCGTCACCAagggaggagagagaaagaggcaaatgcgaggagagagagagagggagctcGCGAGGAAGCTGCTGCCGTCGAAGCTGGGTTCGTCGTTGCCGTTGGAGTCCGCATCACTATCGAACTTGCTGCTGTCGCCGAGGGGAAGCCCGTCGCCGCTAGCTTCGTCGGATCTCCGCCGCCAAACCCGTCTTTGCCACCGCCACTGGAAGCGCAAAGAGAGAACACGCGAGGAAAACTGTCGCGGAGCTGCCGTCGCTGCCGCGTTGCTGGGCTCACCGTCGTCCTGCCCGCGCAGCTGCTGCGTTGCCAGAGCTCTTCGCCGCTGCTGTTGA
- the LOC107630711 gene encoding protein ODORANT1-like, protein MGRQPCCDKLGVKKGPWTAEEDKKLINFILTNGQCCWRAVPKLAGLRRCGKSCRLRWTNYLRPDLKRGLLTQAEEQLVIDLHARLGNRWSKIAARLPGRTDNEIKNHWNTHIKKKLLKMGIDPVTHEPLNKKESSSPEDQKNLQQQEPKEGNNGDLNSEENNSNSSSPTENSSSGEESLLLDRICSDDSLMMDDLWMDHENTLVDALLWDTTPKVEGTNTNTNNVDMGLTVPSWEDNNNYAWLLDFEDIGVHDFGFNYCFNEIDHSNAMQTIGSERKGSLA, encoded by the exons ATGGGAAGGCAACCTTGTTGTGACAAACTTGGTGTGAAGAAAGGACCATGGACTGCTGAGGAAGACAAGAAGCTTATAAACTTTATTCTCACAAATGGTCAGTGCTGCTGGCGTGCTGTGCCCAAGCTGGCCGGCCTCCGCCGATGCGGCAAGAGCTGCCGCCTTCGCTGGACTAATTACCTTCGCCCGGACTTAAAGAGAGGACTCCTCACTCAGGCAGAGGAGCAGCTTGTTATTGATCTTCATGCCCGTCTTGGCAACAG GTGGTCCAAGATTGCAGCAAGGTTACCAGGAAGAACAGACAATGAGATCAAGAATCATTGGAACACACACATCAAGAAAAAGCTTCTTAAGATGGGGATTGACCCTGTCACTCATGAACCTCTCAATAAAAAGGAAAGTTCCTCCCCTGAAGACCAAAAGAATTTGCAACAACAAGAGCCTAAGGAAGGTAATAATGGGGATCTCAACTCTGAggaaaataattcaaattcatcATCCCCAACTGAAAATTCTTCTTCAGGAGAAGAATCTCTTTTGCTAGATAGAATTTGCAGCGATGATTCTCTAATGATGGATGATTTATGGATGGATCATGAAAATACACTAGTGGATGCATTGTTATGGGACACTACCCCTAAAGTGGAGGgcacaaacacaaacacaaacaatGTTGACATGGGACTCACAGTGCCATCTTGGGAGGATAATAACAATTATGCTTGGTTATTGGACTTTGAGGACATTGGTGTTCATGATTTTGGTTTTAATTATTGTTTCAATGAGATAGATCATTCAAATGCAATGCAAACTATAGGGAGTGAAAGAAAAGGGTCATTAGCGTGA